From a single Glycine soja cultivar W05 chromosome 19, ASM419377v2, whole genome shotgun sequence genomic region:
- the LOC114398081 gene encoding protein YIPF5 homolog — protein sequence MTNKEFKVPPVAFPSAGNPASAGPNLQQRRMPTPPFQPNSGIPFMSFDIGSAAASTSSGPIYTGPAVGAGGSANFDDEEPLLDELGIHPDQIWSKIRSVLNPFRVNHTVHKDSDLSGPILLYMSFCLFQLLAGKIQFGVILGWIVVSSIFLYVVFNMLAGRTGNLDLHTCTSVVGYCLLPVVIFSALSLFLPVDGVIRLSVAAVFVLWATRASAGLVVSLADGGDEHRGLIAYASFLIYTLFSLLVIF from the coding sequence ATGACTAATAAAGAGTTCAAAGTCCCGCCGGTTGCGTTCCCCTCCGCCGGCAACCCCGCCTCGGCGGGTCCAAACCTCCAGCAGCGGCGCATGCCCACGCCGCCGTTCCAGCCGAATTCCGGCATCCCCTTCATGTCCTTCGACATAGGCTCCGCCGCGGCGTCCACCTCCTCGGGGCCGATCTACACCGGCCCCGCCGTGGGCGCCGGCGGCTCCGCCAACTTCGACGACGAGGAGCCCCTCCTCGACGAGCTCGGGATCCACCCCGACCAAATCTGGAGCAAAATCAGATCGGTTCTGAACCCCTTCCGCGTCAATCACACGGTCCACAAAGATTCGGATCTATCGGGACcaattcttctctacatgtcctTCTGCCTCTTCCAATTACTCGCTGGGAAGATCCAATTCGGCGTGATCTTGGGCTGGATCGTGGTCTCCTCCATCTTCTTATACGTCGTCTTCAACATGCTCGCCGGTCGAACCGGTAACCTCGATCTCCACACCTGCACCAGCGTCGTCGGTTACTGCTTGCTGCCGGTCGTCATTTTCTCTGCCCTCTCGCTCTTCTTACCGGTCGACGGGGTCATTCGCCTCTCAGTCGCCGCGGTCTTCGTCTTGTGGGCCACCAGGGCCTCCGCGGGACTCGTCGTTTCGCTCGCCGATGGCGGTGACGAACACCGTGGACTCATTGCATACGCGTCTTTCTTGATTTACACTCTGTTTTCGTTGCTTGTCATATTCTAG